The DNA sequence agttctttatggtaggcagcggcttggctctgcctctggcattgctgacgtccatgagcgacggtgaccacttaccatcaggtgggccgtatgctcgtctgcctacaaaggcaataaaaaaaaaaaaaaaaaaaaaaaggatcacTACATAGTGGGACATTGTTGTTGTCGCCTTGTGGCGAGAGTAGACAGGAAAGTACTCACGTTATCAGCTCATATCAATGACATTATCAGTGCGGGGCAATAGTGTTGAGTAAAGAGTTCGGTCGATAAACACGCTCATTATTTTCATGCTATTACTTGTCTCGGTAATTTACACATCTACGAGTATAATCACAAGTAAACTGATTTGTTAAGGCGACGTTAAACAGATCGGAGCTAGAATTTACAGTATTATTGCATTCCCGGATAATTTGATAAAGTATTATTGTAACTGAGCACAGGGAAAAGTGTCCGTTCAGAGAAACAAATTAACCTTAAACCTACATGCGTTCGATGATCGAAGAGGGTCATTCTACTACCGGCTGCTTTTAAGGCGACAACAATACCTCAagttttttaaacattacagATCATATTACTAGACACTAGACACCGATACAGACAAATTCAAAGCTGTTGTTCTCGGAACAACCTTGAATACAATATGAAAGCAAAGGTTGCGAGATTGACAAACAACGCAAGAAAAGACAATTCTTAAAAAATGGTGTTGGGtatgtttttgttatgattaATATTTGAATGTAGTTTTTCAACTTATTATTGGGACAAGCATCTATCTGCATGAAGGATGCCAGAACACAACGGTCAGATCACAAGATTTGAACGGACACTCGGCAGCCGAGAAGTATCTGAAGGGGCATGTAAtgaccaccaccaccaccaccatgaATTTTGGAACAAAGTGCGcagaaaagtttatttttttcattctatCAGCACACAGTCGTCGATTACTGGACATTGGCCTCCCACAAGCGTCGTCACGACGATCGGTCCTgcactgcctgcatccagcggggACCCGCGAACCTTTATACCTTGAATAGGTTATGGTAACCTTATCATAAGGGTCTTCAAATCGatttactgattttttttatattgtgccTGTGGCTTCTCTCCGGGCCCTTCTTCTCTCTTCgcatattttagattttttaagtactGGATTTTTTACTTTTGCGGCCTTccgaaaatacataatatgtaatggAGGCattacaatgaaaaataaacttatgtatttctttaaaatttaaacgacAACATGGTAAGTTATCTTTCTGATCATCAACACTCTCCACTTTGTGATTCAAAAACTCTGAGATTCGATGCACAAAGAGCGGCGACATCACATTAGTCAGATGCATAAATCTTCCATACTACATCATGAGGTGACGTAAGCGACTGATGATTGGTTACAAATGGGCATCAAGGCAACCGCTAATGAGAATGTTAATAATGCATGATGCCATTACATTCAGGTGTATCAAGAAGAgcttaaatattcattttatccTGTTTATGTCAACTCCagagtagtttttttatttaactgttCAGTGTGGGTCCCGATTTTATTGAAGTACATTTTCTAAGTATGTACGTGTCGAGTCGGCGACGTGATCGATACTACTATAACAAACACAGGGTTTCAAACAGTCTATCTATTTAgactaaaaaaaacaactcaaaaCTAttcttttagaaaaaaaacaaagtcataAGTAACCCTAGTGTGTTTACGACTTCAATCAATGTTTACGATACATAAGACTGAGCTTTGTCGGACTCAGCTTCCGACCCGCGCTCCGGTCACCGAGCAGCGACGGGGAAACTGTCCCATTGTCATCTCTTTAAGAATCATCTGCAAACCCAACGAATTACTATGTACGTGCGCCACTAATTCAATTAGCGTGTTACGTCTTAGGGATCGAATCTAGGTCATTCCGACAATCTAGCTCGGGATTCAATAGTAAAATCAGAGAAGTTCTTTTGACAAAATTTACATCGGTAAAgtcatgttatatttaaaatgataattatcACAACTGGTGTTTATGAGTGTAACCTTGTGTGTCGAATAACGCTCGTATCATAGGATTAATTAGTTTTCACCCAGTGTCGCACGTCTTGTTACATCCACATTATTTATTGATCTAACCAATTTACCAACGTTATAAATGTAAGAACATACCTACATAATACAATGACAGTTGCTACTCGGATCATTACAACAGGTAATTTAGAGCGGGTTGCTTAGACTAGGTAATAATAGCGGGTtgcttttctttaaataaaaataagaattaagtAAGATTAATTTTGACAGTTGATCTGCTGGCTTTTAAATTGCTTACCTACCTACTGGTAAAGAGTTATTCATTGAAGTACTCTTTGTTTAGCGCATCACAACCACACGAATTtgctttgaaaaaaatattgacatgaAGATGTTCCTTGTGTGTGGGGATTAATTAAACTATAAGTCAATAGTTTTTAACTGTTTACAAAGATCATTGAATACTTCAAATCATGCCTGACCTATTTCTAGTTTGGTGACGGTCAAATCGCATTAATCAGGTGCGCAGTCATCAATGTCAGCCGAACTAGTCCAATCTGATCTTGGCACGGTCGTCGACGGCACGGTGTCCGGCGAGGGGCGACCGGCACGAACACGCATGCGCGAATCGGACGACTTTTACGACAAGGTGCATTCCAGACGACATAACTAAGTCGGGTGACAAAATTAAACTTTGAGAAACAATAAAGCGGATACGCATCAAATGGACGGTTGCACCTTCTCGTCTCTATCGGCGAGATATAAATACACAAGACTGTAGCCGCGTTCCTGATCTACACAGACTGGTGGTCGATGACATTTGGACGTAAGCCTTCTCGGCGCGATACCTACGACATTCCACGTGTCGTGTCGCGCGGCCGATCCAGGTGCTTCAGTGTAATGAGAGCGAACCTTGACGCGACCTGGCAACTTAATATTGTTATGTGGACGCTAACTGATCGCAAACTGTTCTCTCTCACGAGTTCGGACATCCTTCCGGCTTCTTGACAGCGAGTAGCGACTAGTGTTAGTGCTACGCCAACACAAGCAGCGAGTTAAATGCGGCGACGGCCGCGGCGCCCGGGCGGGAGCTGGCGCCTCGCCCGCCCCCACCCTCACACTCACCTTCGGGGTGCAGTCGCTGTGGGTCGAACCAGGCATCTGGAAGAGAAGGCGGCGCGTTAGCGGGTTAGTTGCGACAGAAAGAAGAAGCGAGAGAAGCGTATTCGGCGCGGCTACTCACGGGGGTCGAGGATGGTGCATAGCGAGGGTGCTGACTCGGGCATGCTGACACTTTACGTAACGCGTGAGAATGAGAAACGAGCGGCGTTTGTTACGGGCGCCGCGCCCGACTCTCGCGTCGATACTGGCGAGGAGGAGCCCCGCGCCGCTCATCCCCTCCCTCCCTCGCCCCGCGCCACCACACAACCCGCACGCATGCGCGGCCCAGCTCACCCCCGCACTGCATCACCCTGCGACCCTCGACCATACCCTCGACCGCAAGCATGCTTTTACATTTCGcacttaaactttaaaaatcaaaatcctaCGAAAACAGGCAAACTAAGgcataatattaaaaagcaaATGATAAAATACTTACCTACTTCACGAACATCACAAGCGAGTCACTTGATTAAAAGCAAAACAGATAAAAGCAAATCAAAATCTAGTTTACCTACTTGCTTCATGGAAGAAACAACATTAATGtcattcaaaacaaaacaaaatccaaTCGTGAAGAAGCGAACGATTGTGCTATAAGGTACAATATGTGCCGGTCGATCATAGCCTGGTGACCCTTATCAGCTACAGACGTTATAGTTGATAGTGCCGACAGTGAGTCAGCTCGTACGTCATCACACTTAGCACATTAAATCACGTTCCTACATACTGACGATACTACTCTAATTGCACTAGTTCAAATTGCATCCTCTAGTACATAATGTAGATACTTAGTAAAAGTTATACAATTAGTTACGCAATGAGTGTGAACCACTTCTATTGGATTTATTATATTCTTTACCTACATGTTATTGTGAGTTTTTTAAGTAATCTGAAACAGCGAGTCATGTCTTAAGGGGAGCAGCATAAATTATAGGTTAATGCAGAACATCTAGGAATATCCAGGAAACACAAAATCTCAATAAAAGGATTAGTTACATTGACAGTACAGCTTAAAAAGTACTCAACATTATGAACAATAGAATTTAAAGAACAAAATAGGTCAGCAGAATCAAATGTATAAGCTCCTGCAGTTGAGATTGCTGACAAATTGCAAAAATATGAGTGTAATGTTCATAGGCACCGGCATCACTCAACACCAGTCGGATTGTCACATCGTCTGTCTAACCTGTCTTCCGGCTTACTTGTCCCAAACGCTGCGCTTTGGTAGTTTTGGTGTGAACACTAAGATAGCCGCTATCTAATGCCATTGGGAATAAAGGTAACAGACAATCGTAAAGCATAAATTACCAAAATAGGAACCGATAATCAACTACTAATGACCCGATGACTCTTTAGTGCAAATCACACATATCTAGTGCCTATCCTACTTAGGTCACATCAGCAGCGATGCGGCTACAGAGTTCAATAGGCCATAGGACTAAATTAGAAAGCATGCGAGGAACGGATAGCTTTGCTATTGGAGACGCTATGAGAGTAAGACGATAGTGTAGTCTAATAAGgtctactataaataaaatccaTCCTTATTTAAACGATAAGGCACATGAAAAAAGTTTTGGACTTATTTAACTACTTCTTCAAAGAAATATTCTAAAGTTGAGGTTGACTGCTtcattctgccgtgaagcagtaatgcgtttcggtttgaagggtggggcagccgttgtaactatacttgagaccttagaactttatatctcaaggtgggtggcgcatttacgctgtagatgtctatgggctccagtaatcacttaacaccgcccacctggtgttaaatggttactggagcccatagacgcattactgcttcacggcagaaataggcagggcggtggtacctacccgtgcggactcacaagaggtcctaccaccagtataattcTTGGGTCTTCGACGGATAGAAAACTACTCAAATTGTTTTCCTATGCGTTTTTTCATGCTCTGAGCAAGTTAGATAGTGTGGCAACTTAATACAGTACCTATTCATGAACATTTTCTAGTGAAACACGGACGACATTGACCGATTACCTTCATGCACCGTCAGACATCACACAAAAAGTTCAACCGACTCCAACCAAACTATTCATCGTTGAAAATCGGCAATTTAAGATACCAGTTAACGATTTATGGCGATTCTATTATATTGTGAAAACACTGCAGAAAGCCAAAAGAGAATTATAACTGTAGCAATGTGGATAAATTTATATGTTCATCCATTGCTCCAAGTATTGTGTCCACGAATGCGATTAGTTACTATCGTTGTTTACGCGACTCACGTTTTGTCCCGATTATTCTATTaggtaatataattttttattttaaatttatgatttttaagtttttattaagtACTCTGActaaaaatcgtaaaattattcTTAAATGAAACCGAAAAGCCATTGTAAACATTTTCCACTTACTTTAAATACCTTTTTATCCGACCATAGGCAAACGAATTTAAGGCCCATGTAATTTTATATGGGTAATTACGAGGATAACGGACAATGTGCAATGAGCATGCTATCGAACTCCAGAATCTACGACTTCATCTTCGACATTTAATTTACAATCAATTACtaacaatttaatttgtttaaatatccAGTCTTTGCAACGAGTAAATTATTTCTAGTTTCATTAAGCGAATGTTTTAAACATTTTGTGGTCACGTACTCCTCGCTTCGAAGTTGCAGATTTGGTACAATTAATTCCATCAAcgccataataatattaaactgtCATAATTCTTCGTTACGAGTTTTtatctacctattcgctggtagcctaaggggctattgcagctacgcgcggacgtgTAGGTCAGCTTTCGGGCTCAACCTAGGACAATTTGCTAATTgtaaccctagcaagggcagtgcttcgcgaaatctaccaccggatcggaatcgcgatccactgagaagatttgccgagaaagtcagtgggctgtttaCGAGTATCCACCAAGCCTCTTTCGTACAGACTCACATTACAATGCGTGGGTACGTAACTTGAACCTACAATATATTCTCTAAATTAGCGATTAGCTGGTACTATGCTTATGGTGCAAATGTCTTATGGTGCAATTTTTAATAACcaaaacatacaataaaaatgatataatttgaaGTATTGCATTAAATTATTTGGGGCCAATAGATCTTACCCGATACGATATTAATAATCTAGATATGCGGATGAGAATGGACGCCACCGCGGGGTGAAGACCCAACGGAGCAGAGCGTACATTTGGCGCCACGGTCCCGCCTATTTCATTCGCGAATGCTTTCGTTGCGAACAACGATAGGTATTTACGTTCTCGCATCGAAATACCGCTAACTAAGAGATAGCTGAGCTGAGATgagcttaataaaaaattaacaatctGAAAGCAAGCTTACTATGTATTTATGATAAGCCATTTTAGGAGACGCTTAAATAACGCCATTTCGGAATAAGTGTACACAACATCATATTTTGTTATACCAAGCCACGCGACTAGGCCAGCGTCAGGTACTTGTTCAAAGttgttaaaattcaaaatttcttAAAATGATCACGATTCCGACGTGGCAGATGGACAGCACGTCGTACTTTGAAGTATTGTATTGTTATTGAGTTCAGCCTCGTTTATTGTGGTATGTACGAATATATTGAAATCACGAGAAGCCTTGCATGAGTCACCCGGTCCCGCCGGTACTGATTGCTCGGGCCACACGAGTCTACACGATCATAACTCGAAACTGTTCAATAGCACGCAATTCAACTTTCAAACAACGACCATAATTGAAAATGTTGGCGGACTTGTTCCACGGCCAGACGCACGAACACTCATTGACTTGGGTCCACGCAGCCGCACGGGCTCCGGGCGCTCCTGTCTCGGAAGCTACGGGGATGTTCTCTGTACATATCTTCGTAATGACGTCTCTAATGACGAACAGATAACTACAAACATATTCAGAAAAATCTCAATTAACAAGCTCAGAATAAAATTAGTCGTATGCGTGGGCACAGAAACATTTGACActcttaatttcaaaattttaattaaaatagataaatgTAGAACTGAAGTACTTGTTCTTTGTGACGTCTACCTTGGaatatgaggtcgaaatctcaattgtattatttgtatctcAGCTATTCCATCCTTTAAATCAAAAGGTAGGTATGACTTCTTGGCAGAagtaggtagtttttttttttttttttttaggtagtAATGGAAAGTAGGTAGCATGTGGGCTCAGAACTAACAATACCTATCTTCATTCATACCGAAATTCAGTTTTTGGCGGCTTcatgttaaaacaaaaaaaaacattcagaaaAGTATTCAAATACTGTTAATAATTGACGTGGTAACAACGCACGCGAAATACCTAGTGATTCATTTGACGAGCCGGCACCCCCTTAGCACTTTAATCGATATCATAGTACACAGCTCACCAAGCTCACAATAGCTGAAACAAGTGAACGCGGTGCGTTGATGGCGAGTAAAACTTCCTGTGAGGAGCTTTAATCACAGTTAGCTATCACTGAGATTATGTTCGCACAACTAACTGCATGCAGACTAACTGTAACCAACCGGCTCAATTTGAGCTCAAAGTTAGGTTAGAAAGCCTACATCTAAAAGAGAGTAGCCGAAAGTAATCGAGCGACCAGACCACGAAAGGAATGTTTCATATCGATTCTGGTTCCTGAAATCAATGCGTTTCAACAATCAAACTCTCCAGCTTCACGTGGTGCGGATATATGCACAACTCGTGCCGCTAGTGCCGCTACTCTACCAGCGACATGTGAGTCACGCTGCGTATAACGTTCGATATTTTAGTAACAATTTACAAATCACCTGATTTTCACCTGTGATTTCAAATCGAAGTCGAATCGaagctttcaaattattcagGTAATCTTCGAACTCATTCTGAGTCAagatatacaatttaaaaagttcGCTGATAGGTTTTGCACACCTACGTCATATTCTGTTATATATTGGATAGAAATCTCAatgaaactataataaaaatgcTAAGAAAAAGAAACTTTAATTTGATTAAATGTGAGCTCTGTCAAAGTTGTTgtagtaatacataatatacattatGGTAAACTATATTTATGACCTTGTGACAGACAGGCACACGCTCGCGGTCTGATAGTCAGCCAGGGCAGTCAGGTGGTCGTGGACGGAATCCTCTTTTATAGAACATACACTGTTGTCCTCAAGCTAGCCACTAATATTAGCCTATCAACAACGCAGCGAACGAACAGGTCTCGCTTTAAGGACAAGAGGGCAAACGTTATCTGTGTTATTATTGCGATGCGGTGTCAGTGCACTCGCGACAATACTCGTCGAGTATATGCACTCACTTGGAAATGTATATTACTTATGTTACAATCTAATACTCAAATATAAAAACACTGTTGTAAGAATGGCCAACCCGAACCTTGTAGCAAACTTAAAGGCgtcataaaatatgaaaatatgtaACCAAATTTTCATCATACGTGCCAGCTTAATAAATTTCTGGCTGAAACATACCGAGCAGTCGTCCTAGCTATGACCGATGTCAGATAAAGCGGTCACCATCGTTCTTCGATATCAGCAGAACTATTGAAGTTACAAAAATTATAGCTGATAGTTCTAACTAAGTGTCAACACTGGCACCTCTGTCTTCTCTTCGCAAATACTATTCGAATGAATCGCCAGTATGGCCCGAATCAAAGCTTGCAAAAAAGCACGATATTTATTTGGCAGTTTTGTTTATAAATCTACCTAGTTAATTATTGGCATGTCTTCGTAGCCTTAGAAATGAAGGAGGAGGTGTAAAATTGTTCAATAGATTAGCATAGAGTCGTGTATCCAAGGGAACAGACGGTGTGTCTGCACGGAGGGCGGTATCGATTGGAGCCGagcgccgccgccgcgccgcccgcccCTTACTGCACGAATGTCTGGCCCCGACGTACATCACCAAATATATACTAACCTATCTCTAAAACTAGACATTTACTTTTATCAACATTTTCGATGGTTGGACGTGCCGCAGGACATGATTGCCTCTTGAATTCACTGTCTATTTATTACAAATGTCTTTACATACGTAACGGAGTAATGATGCGTTAGCTTAGTGCCACTGAGGCACAAAGTGGCCTGGTGTTCACAATGTTATCAACCTCTCGGTTCAAAACGGATACGTCTTATATCAGGACATATTGTTCGTCAAAAACGTCAATTCGATTAAGATGGGAGTGGCTAAGCCAAGGGTGACATTTGGTAACGTCATCGTTTTCAAACAAAGAAAACAGCGCACCGAGTGAAGAGGGTGACAACTAGGACAACGCCGAACCGAAACACTACCCTATTCCAGATTACAACGGCATAGGAATTACTTTAGGAGTCTTACGAGAATCTAATATCTACGCAGTGATATTTTAAagctaatataatattatcattagTTGTATTATTGAACGTATTGAAATCCAAATTGAATCATGTTATCAGAGTCCTCTGGGTACTAGAGTATCAAGTTCACAACAGGAAGCTATTACTGATAATTATAAAACTGTAACAGAAAACCAAatgcatatttaaattaaattattacgtgTTTACAAATGAAAAGGTGTACAGGAGGTACCTACGTGCCCAAGTCCAaaagacattattttgtttcttGGTTAGTTTGTAACCCTGTATGTTAGTTCGGTAAAAAATATCTTCTCGGCAGGCTTGTTTGGAAAACAGGCGGCTAGCATTGTTATCATGATTGGTTTTAAAGCTAATACGTGACTTCAATATAGCAAATAGCAGTGAATTTAACTAATGGTGTCTGAAGCTATGACACTGATTTTAATATATAGTAAAAATAGGTTATTAAAGCCAAAATTCAACAAACGTACTCAGTTGTTGGTAGACGTGTCGGGAATGGACATAATCACAGAAAGAAAATTAACGAACTATTTCTAAAACTAAACTGCTCTAGTTCTGTCCCTAGCTGCGTAGCTACGATCGACAATATTTAGTTTCATGTCTTTAGGTACtgatttttgtgtattttttatttatttcttacttGGGgctcccacctgatgttaagtggttactggagcccatagacatctacgatgtaaatgccacccaccttgagataaatataagttttaaggtctcaatatagttacaacagctgccccacccttcaaaccgaaacgcattactgcttcacgacagaaataggtggggtggtggtacctacccgcgcggactcacaagaggtcctaccactagtaataataatattcaaataaaaatgccGCAAATAAAAattcgcgggtttgatttttattatacaatgttattccttcaccgtggaagtcaatcgagaacatttgttgagtacgtatttgattagaaaaattggtacccgcctgggattcgaacaccggtgcatcgctcaacacgaatgcaccggacgtcttctcctttaggccacgacgacttaaaatctGAAGTCCGCAAACAGTTACGAAATAGCAATGTGTCGGAGCAACCGACGCAACCGTGTCACTATGCGCCATGCGGGATGGCAGTGGACAGATATAATTTATGCCGGCAGATACTGAATAACCGTTCTCTATTCAACTAAATACACATACGTTTTGCGAATATTACAAACTATACCTAAACATTGCTAACTACGAGCAGACGAGAGACAGCCTAGTtttgaaaatcaataaaataacgcTAGAGATAATAGGTATTGGTTTGTTTGCGACGGAGCTCTGAGGACGTTTCGGTCACATGAAACGtctcgaaacaaaaaaaatcgatgtCACGCATAATTAAACGGAGAACAGACACAATATGTCCGTATCGAACGCCTTCACTGACTACATAATCATATGTGTAAATATATGTAGCGCAGCTCTAATAGCTTAACGTTCATATCCTTCCAGTACAAGCGCCAAAAAAGGCCACGGGACACAACGAATGATTCCGGTTGACGTAATTGTTTACTGATATCAGTGCGATTGGATTATATTTATACTTGTATGAAAGGGAGGAAAGCACACCGTGCAGCAGGAGAGCACTCGCTCGGGTAACACACACAGCCGACCTCGGTAATGAAGCGCCAACCCaaggttttatagttttttccACATACTCACATGTGACATCGGCGCTATCGGATCCCATGTTTGTTTTCAAATAGGTAcacaattaaattacaatttagcGAAGAGTTATGAGTCTCGATCACTGTTAGAACACAATGCTACATGACAGAGTGCCGGCGATGTGGACAGCGAGAGCGCGGAAGACGTGAGCCGGCCTCCGACAGATCCTCGGTTGTGTTCGTGCCGCTTCCGAACTGCTGCTATAATTAGCATCGGCGGTCTGCACAGAACGCTTACAGCGCGCCCCAATCTTACGTCGAGTGCCATTTTTTCATGACATTATCTATGAATCTACCGCATCTGAGCCCGCGATTAGATACAGTCTGCGTAACTTTGTCGCTCTGAGTCCGCTGCGATAAGGCAAACCTACTATCTCTAGTGAAGTACGGCCTTCAAGCATTATTTGCACTAACTCGATTTTATGATAAAGGAACGTGACACAACGTAAAGTCACAACAAATGAAATGCAATCATTAGCTACAATAAGTTCTCGATTGATCTGCATTCTTCACTAGTTGTGCACCTGATGCATCAACATGGTTATTGCGATATCAAAGAtgtatgaaatgtaataattaGATGAGTCTGTATTGTACGTGCATTGTGTTGATCTCAATTGGCAATGGAACGGAGGGTGAAAGGCGAAGTGAGCGGACATGGTTTTGCTGGAGGTGCAACCGTGCAGCGACAGACAGCCGGCTCCGTTAGCCGACACTGCAGCGCGGTCATCGCTCTTGCCGCTCCGCCACCTCGCCCACCTCTGCGGACCACCCCTCCCTCGCCGCCCACACACTTGCGAATCATACCTAATCATATTGCGTCTTCTATCCTGAGCGACTCTGAATCATACATTTGTATTGCGTCATCTCAGGTGTTCTAAATGTCGCTATGTCCTTGCTGACACACGGTGTGTAATGAAATATAAGGGAGAATAGTATGTTTTGTGAGCTAGCCGTCGCCGCCATTGTTCACCTGCAGACGAGATTCTTCACGCTCCGTGGCACATAGAACTAGACTATAAACTACATCATTGTACGTTCTAGCTACTGTGCGACAACATTTTGGACTAAAACGATAAAACTATACTGTTGGAAATTTGTAGGTGTGGCgataataaacacaaaattaaaagtttgcaTGCTCGGTCAACTATCGATTTGTACGTTGCGTGTCTGAAGCTAAACTGATGCTACATACGGATgcttattatataaatagaaaaaCTGTAACTCACCAAGTCCCATTTGACAGAAGATTACTTCTGCTTCGATGACATGCGCCGTAGGTCCGCGAGTCGGCTCCGGCTTCTCCTCTACGGGGACCGGCTTTGGTTGCGAGGCTGGCTCAGGCTTGGGCGGAGCCACCTCTTCTCGCTTGACGGGTTCCGCTTTCGGCACCGGCTTAGGCTCAGGGACGACGGCCGGCTCCACTTTGGGCTCCACAGGTTTCTCGGGGACAGGCGGAGCGGGCGCGGGGGCCAGCACCGGTGTCGGGTCGTGAGCTTCAGGCATCGGTGGTTCCGGTGTCGGAGCGCTAGGCTTCGGGAGTTCGACCCTCGGCTCGGGCCGATGGAGGGGCGACTCTCCTGCAGTATCGGCGTCTGACTCACTGTCGGTAAATTTGTCGGCCATGTGGTCCATAAGCTTTTCGGCGACGGAAGGCGGCCGATGTTCCGCTGCGGGCCCACGTTCCATCTCCAAGAAACTCTGAGTGGCCACGCGATGATGGTGTACCGGTGAATCCGCCGGGTCTTGTTTAGTTTCACGATCGAGATGCTCGAAATCATCCGTCGAGTCCTGGTCGCGCTTCATGGTCTGATCCGCACCGGGCGCCGCATCACCGGCGGCGGCGAAGCCTCCCAGGAGGGCGCCTGTGCTCTCCATGATACTTTACAGAAAAGTAAAATAAGTGATCGATAGGGTGCGGTGCAGACGCGAGTGCGAGGGTGCGACGAGCGGGTGAGTCCTGCCGAGTCTCGGCGCGGTGTAGTACTGCGGCGGGCGGCGTGCGGGGGCAGCGCGCCGGTCGCGGGTCGGCACTGCACGACGTCACTCACCACGAGAAACGGTACCTATTACTCACGGACCGGCCGCTGCACAGAGCGCCTCGATCGAACGTTGCACTGTTTCATGAAAA is a window from the Bombyx mori chromosome 12, ASM3026992v2 genome containing:
- the LOC101739453 gene encoding reticulon-1 isoform X1; amino-acid sequence: MESTGALLGGFAAAGDAAPGADQTMKRDQDSTDDFEHLDRETKQDPADSPVHHHRVATQSFLEMERGPAAEHRPPSVAEKLMDHMADKFTDSESDADTAGESPLHRPEPRVELPKPSAPTPEPPMPEAHDPTPVLAPAPAPPVPEKPVEPKVEPAVVPEPKPVPKAEPVKREEVAPPKPEPASQPKPVPVEEKPEPTRGPTAHVIEAEVIFCQMGLDAWFDPQRLHPEVESLIYWRNAARSGAALGAGLALLVALACCSVVSVLAYVSLLALSAAVAFRLYKNVLQAVQKTNDGHPFKWLLEAEVSVSAERAQALAAAATAHLNAALYELRRLFLVEDLVDSLKFGVLLWCLTYVGACFNGITLIILGWIALFTLPKAYEMNKAQVDANLELARAKINEITAKVRAAVPLGRRAEGDKDK
- the LOC101739453 gene encoding reticulon-1 isoform X2; protein product: MESTGALLGGFAAAGDAAPGADQTMKRDQDSTDDFEHLDRETKQDPADSPVHHHRVATQSFLEMERGPAAEHRPPSVAEKLMDHMADKFTDSESDADTAGESPLHRPEPRVELPKPSAPTPEPPMPEAHDPTPVLAPAPAPPVPEKPVEPKVEPAVVPEPKPVPKAEPVKREEVAPPKPEPASQPKPVPVEEKPEPTRGPTAHVIEAEVIFCQMGLVESLIYWRNAARSGAALGAGLALLVALACCSVVSVLAYVSLLALSAAVAFRLYKNVLQAVQKTNDGHPFKWLLEAEVSVSAERAQALAAAATAHLNAALYELRRLFLVEDLVDSLKFGVLLWCLTYVGACFNGITLIILGWIALFTLPKAYEMNKAQVDANLELARAKINEITAKVRAAVPLGRRAEGDKDK